From a single Lentisphaera profundi genomic region:
- a CDS encoding type II secretion system protein — protein sequence MKTLKRSKRFSVVEVVVVCAVVSILASLIMSASRSIREAGKRTTCLNNLKQIQTVYEAYRKDHRKSPEGNATSFSDFSFASEYMSESELGIFVCPGDDNSSEVTEYTHLETNTSYLYVPQLASIPGFGQSMDLASTASVQNNGLSLIVRDKSGESHDGDINVVYLHGSGNSKSGIAQTIKAGSFEWSTEDYADSGSDANDNADDNADDNADDNADDNADDNADDNADDNADDNAEEALEEATDELIEADDAAEAAAEAAAETEKAAEEATEAAEEATEAAVEAAEAAEAAADALAEKEDALEKAKEALEDGPQEYSSENVTLPEDNEGNKIVVNTDVRVTFELLGSGYSSNSIYSDVTVGSETYKWQDEDGEEHSNHVVGVEGLTLDVDVDNGLTIAINGRSSSYDSSSLQGSSNLMVYRDGDKATSVGGYNGQDSVKTFLSGYIDANGNVTIGDNQVIFLMELGTTNTSKSYYDMQDLVVLATFEVVATEADVSSLEEEIAEAKEALITATTNADAAVEEAAEAAEAAEAAEAAAKNAAEEAEAAATAAIAAEEAVLAAEEAVKNENNGFGNGDQDAPGESLYNNNAENAQDEAAAEAAATEAAEAEAKAEARAAKKAAKKAARQAARN from the coding sequence ATGAAGACGCTAAAAAGATCGAAACGCTTCTCAGTTGTAGAAGTAGTTGTGGTTTGTGCAGTTGTATCTATACTCGCTTCCTTGATTATGAGTGCTAGTCGCTCGATTCGTGAAGCCGGAAAAAGAACCACATGTTTAAATAATCTTAAACAAATTCAAACTGTTTATGAAGCCTATAGAAAAGATCATCGTAAATCACCAGAAGGCAATGCTACATCGTTTAGTGACTTTTCCTTTGCAAGTGAATATATGTCTGAGAGTGAATTAGGAATTTTTGTTTGCCCTGGCGATGATAATTCAAGTGAAGTTACTGAATATACACATTTAGAAACTAATACTTCTTATTTATATGTACCGCAGTTAGCGTCTATTCCAGGTTTTGGACAAAGTATGGACTTAGCTAGCACAGCGAGTGTTCAAAATAATGGACTTTCATTAATTGTAAGAGATAAGAGTGGAGAGAGTCACGATGGTGATATTAATGTCGTCTACCTTCATGGTTCTGGAAACAGTAAATCGGGTATCGCTCAAACAATCAAAGCGGGATCATTTGAATGGAGCACAGAAGATTATGCTGATAGTGGATCTGATGCAAACGACAATGCAGACGACAATGCAGACGACAATGCAGACGACAATGCAGACGACAATGCAGACGACAATGCAGACGACAATGCAGACGACAATGCAGACGACAATGCTGAAGAAGCACTTGAAGAAGCTACAGATGAATTGATAGAGGCCGATGACGCAGCAGAAGCAGCAGCAGAAGCAGCAGCTGAGACTGAAAAAGCAGCCGAGGAAGCTACCGAAGCAGCCGAGGAAGCTACCGAAGCAGCAGTAGAAGCAGCAGAAGCAGCAGAAGCAGCAGCAGACGCTTTAGCTGAAAAAGAAGATGCCCTTGAAAAAGCTAAAGAAGCCTTAGAAGATGGACCACAAGAATACAGTAGTGAAAATGTTACACTACCAGAAGATAATGAGGGTAATAAAATCGTTGTTAATACTGATGTACGTGTGACCTTCGAGCTTCTTGGTTCTGGCTACTCATCTAACTCTATTTACTCTGATGTGACTGTAGGTAGCGAGACTTACAAATGGCAAGATGAAGATGGAGAAGAGCATTCAAATCACGTTGTTGGTGTAGAGGGTTTAACTTTAGATGTTGACGTTGATAATGGCTTAACAATTGCTATAAACGGTAGAAGTTCTTCGTATGACTCAAGTAGCTTACAAGGATCATCAAACTTAATGGTTTATCGTGATGGTGATAAAGCGACTAGCGTAGGTGGCTATAATGGCCAAGATTCGGTTAAGACTTTCCTTTCAGGGTATATCGATGCCAATGGCAATGTGACAATAGGAGATAATCAAGTTATTTTCCTTATGGAATTAGGTACGACTAATACCTCAAAATCATACTACGACATGCAAGATTTAGTGGTGTTAGCTACCTTCGAAGTTGTAGCAACGGAAGCTGATGTTTCGTCGCTAGAAGAGGAAATTGCCGAAGCTAAAGAAGCTTTGATTACTGCTACAACTAATGCAGATGCAGCAGTTGAAGAAGCAGCTGAAGCAGCTGAAGCAGCTGAAGCAGCTGAAGCAGCAGCAAAAAATGCCGCCGAAGAAGCAGAAGCAGCAGCGACGGCAGCGATTGCTGCCGAAGAAGCCGTTCTTGCCGCCGAAGAAGCCGTGAAAAATGAAAATAACGGTTTCGGTAATGGCGATCAGGATGCGCCAGGTGAAAGTCTCTATAACAATAATGCTGAGAATGCTCAGGACGAAGCCGCCGCCGAAGCAGCAGCAACGGAAGCAGCCGAAGCCGAAGCAAAAGCCGAAGCAAGAGCAGCCAAAAAAGCAGCCAAAAAAGCAGCAAGACAGGCAGCAAGAAATTAA
- a CDS encoding type II secretion system protein, protein MKTRKLMKRFSIFEVLAVLVILSILASLIFNSMSTARDEAKRAVCLNNLKQIQNVVEVYRKDHRATPRAISEHDFSFAAEYVDENSIGMFRCPGDDQEVASLDSDIFLPSLNKGTSYIYIPADEDVLGMTELEMKIEDINEFLIVYDKDSRFHNGRFNVLYLHGTNAGNGGIATTRSNQPNITPPNVPNGTGDQGPNNNGWGSGDQAAPGNSGSNNRAENDAGGRNNPVHGTANPD, encoded by the coding sequence ATGAAAACACGAAAACTAATGAAAAGATTTTCAATCTTTGAAGTCTTGGCAGTACTAGTCATCTTGTCTATTTTGGCATCTTTGATTTTTAATAGTATGAGTACGGCAAGAGATGAAGCTAAACGAGCTGTGTGTTTGAATAACTTAAAACAAATACAAAATGTGGTAGAAGTTTACCGTAAAGATCATAGGGCGACACCGAGAGCTATCAGCGAGCATGATTTTAGTTTTGCGGCAGAGTATGTTGATGAAAATTCTATAGGAATGTTCCGCTGTCCAGGTGATGATCAAGAAGTCGCGAGTCTAGATAGCGATATCTTCCTTCCAAGTCTGAATAAAGGTACTTCTTATATATATATACCAGCAGATGAGGATGTGTTAGGGATGACAGAATTGGAAATGAAGATAGAGGATATTAACGAATTTTTGATTGTGTATGATAAAGATTCTCGATTCCATAATGGTCGATTTAATGTCTTGTATCTTCATGGTACAAATGCGGGCAATGGCGGCATAGCCACAACCCGTAGTAATCAGCCTAATATTACTCCACCTAATGTACCTAATGGCACTGGTGATCAGGGTCCTAATAATAATGGTTGGGGCAGTGGCGATCAAGCGGCACCAGGCAATAGTGGATCTAACAATAGGGCTGAGAATGATGCAGGTGGACGCAATAATCCGGTTCACGGAACGGCCAATCCTGATTAA
- the dprA gene encoding DNA-processing protein DprA, which produces MDINLLNDIGLNMIPGLGPRRYNKLIKHFHHSENILKASYGELLKCPGVGPQLAKEIISYELHYNAEEEYKRAHLAGIHIINRSHLQYPESLKAIYDAPIILYIRGNCKILNQYNKNIAIVGTRRPSNYGLDIARSIASDASCAAWNIVSGLALGIDSAAHSSAVNLHRPTIAVLGGGIGKIYPKDNVKLARDICEHGALISEYPILFPPDKRTFPMRNRIIAALSRAVLVVEADLNSGSLITADQALEYGRSVFAVPGRVDYPQSRGCHKLLKQGATLTESFKDIYEEFNLELGINRKSLQKDPLDKPDKAEVDLQLDKNEQSIMGILKPGEVHVDKICELSEMAMGKLLATLLNLETRKLIRLLPGKKYELINRRQHE; this is translated from the coding sequence ATGGATATAAATTTACTAAATGATATTGGCCTAAACATGATACCGGGTCTTGGTCCAAGGCGATACAACAAACTTATCAAACACTTTCATCACTCAGAAAACATTTTAAAAGCTTCCTACGGCGAGCTACTTAAGTGCCCAGGTGTTGGACCTCAACTTGCCAAAGAGATAATTTCTTACGAACTCCATTACAATGCCGAGGAAGAATATAAACGCGCACATCTTGCAGGCATCCATATCATCAATCGCAGCCATCTTCAGTATCCAGAAAGCCTTAAGGCAATTTACGATGCCCCTATCATCCTTTATATAAGGGGAAATTGTAAAATTTTGAACCAATACAATAAAAACATTGCCATAGTAGGCACTAGGCGCCCCTCAAACTATGGTTTAGATATTGCTCGATCTATTGCAAGTGACGCTAGTTGTGCGGCATGGAATATTGTATCAGGCTTAGCCTTAGGGATTGATTCCGCTGCACACAGCAGTGCCGTCAATTTACACCGGCCTACTATTGCTGTTTTAGGTGGAGGCATTGGCAAAATATATCCAAAAGACAATGTAAAGCTCGCACGAGATATTTGTGAGCACGGTGCTTTAATCAGTGAATATCCCATTCTATTTCCTCCCGACAAAAGAACTTTCCCCATGCGTAATCGAATTATTGCAGCTTTGTCTAGAGCCGTCTTAGTGGTAGAAGCAGATCTCAACAGCGGTTCACTTATAACCGCAGATCAAGCGCTTGAATACGGTCGCTCAGTTTTTGCCGTTCCCGGACGAGTTGATTACCCGCAATCACGAGGTTGCCATAAACTCTTAAAACAAGGTGCAACACTCACAGAAAGCTTTAAAGACATTTATGAAGAATTTAATCTCGAACTTGGTATAAATAGAAAAAGCTTGCAAAAAGACCCCCTTGATAAGCCTGACAAGGCAGAAGTCGACTTGCAATTAGACAAAAACGAGCAAAGCATTATGGGAATTCTAAAACCCGGTGAAGTTCATGTGGATAAAATATGTGAACTGTCTGAGATGGCAATGGGCAAACTCCTTGCTACATTACTTAACTTAGAAACACGCAAGCTAATACGACTACTTCCCGGAAAAAAGTA